A genomic stretch from Gorilla gorilla gorilla isolate KB3781 chromosome 20, NHGRI_mGorGor1-v2.1_pri, whole genome shotgun sequence includes:
- the LOC101128828 gene encoding cyclin-Y-like protein 2, translating to MPKEYFEYVPEHKFIYRFVHVLFKATNLTAEFAIVTLIYIERLLSYAEIDLCPTNWKRIVMGAILLTSKVWKDVTIWNREYCRLFVNTSIEDMNELERQFLQLIDYNVEVSGSVYAKYYFDLRSLAKDNSLHLPVYLLNKERAQNLEAISRMEDTKIFYSATMRRSFSTDNFINLQRSKAIIS from the exons ATGCCAAAGGAATACTTTGAGTATGTTCCTGAACACAAGTTTATTTACAGATTTGTCCATGTTCTTTTTAAAGCCACAAACCTAACAGCTGAATTTGCAATAGTAACTTTG ATTTACATAGAAAGACTCTTAAGTTATGCGGAGATAGACCTTTGCCCGACCAACTGGAAGAGGATTGTCATGGGAGCCATTCTTCTCACCTCCAAAGTTTGGAAAGATGTGACTATATGGAATAGGGAATACTGCAGGCTCTTTGTGAACACTAGCATTGAAGACAT GAATGAGCTTGAAAGACAGTTTTTGCAGCTAATTGACTATAACGTCGAAGTTTCTGGAAGTGTTTATGCCAAGTACTATTTTGATCTTCGATCCTTGGCAAAGGACAATAGCTTGCATTTGCCAGTTTATCTTCTCAACAAAGAAAGGGCACAGAACCTGGAA GCTATTTCAAGGATGGAAGACACCAAAATCTTTTATAGTGCTACCATGAGAAGGTCCTTCAGCACTGATAATTTCATTAATCTTCAGCGCTCTAAAGCCATTATCTCTTGA